The proteins below are encoded in one region of Terriglobia bacterium:
- a CDS encoding alpha-L-arabinofuranosidase C-terminal domain-containing protein, which translates to DDGQKPVHWSSTGAGSIALENDPVPGTALTTALKLDAASLKASGRAGIANEGFWGIPVKPDTTYHASFYAKSNDGFKGSLTAAIESNDGATVFAKADVPRVSSDWKKYTVTLKTSRAAPSTTNRFVISTGTPGTISFSLVSLFPPTYKNRPNGNRQDIMQLLAGLKPSFLRFPGGNYVEGPNYENRWNWKATIGPLEQRPTHMSPWRYRSSDGMGLLEFLEWCEDLNMEPIVAVYAGLHIDNGANIITGDALKPHVQDALDEIEYITGDAKTEWGAKRVRDGHPQPFKLRFIEVGNEDWLNRGTATYDSRLTMFYDAIKAKYPNIRIISTMRSSDRDFTYTRRPDFLDDHYYMTIPTALSQAHLYDNYSRSATKIFLGEWATNNPRTGDTPMLAFALGDAAWLTGLERNADVVMMNCYAPLLINVNPGGRQWAVNLIGYDALNSFGSPSYYVQKMFSNNRGDVVLPAKIDNLPMLTAQQIPIAPVPPPPPGAPPGGNGGGNGGGSGARGPAGPFDGLYVSATRDTPSGDVILKLVNIQETPQPLQIDLQGVSTIKKDAAGEMITGTLADVNTVAEPMKVVPKPITIKNAGTSFAHELPAHSVSVIRLKTR; encoded by the coding sequence AGACGACGGTCAGAAACCGGTTCACTGGTCTTCTACAGGAGCCGGCTCGATTGCGCTCGAGAACGACCCTGTTCCCGGTACCGCATTGACGACAGCGCTGAAGCTCGATGCGGCCTCTCTTAAAGCCAGCGGGCGCGCGGGAATCGCCAACGAAGGCTTCTGGGGTATCCCCGTCAAGCCGGACACCACCTACCACGCATCCTTTTATGCAAAATCAAACGATGGCTTCAAAGGCTCGCTGACCGCGGCGATCGAGAGCAACGATGGTGCGACTGTTTTCGCGAAGGCGGACGTGCCGCGTGTTTCCTCAGATTGGAAGAAATACACGGTCACCTTGAAGACCTCGAGAGCGGCTCCGTCGACCACGAATCGTTTTGTCATTTCGACTGGGACACCCGGAACGATCTCGTTCAGCCTGGTTTCGCTTTTCCCGCCGACATACAAGAACCGTCCGAACGGCAACCGGCAGGACATCATGCAACTGCTCGCCGGCCTGAAACCGAGTTTCCTCCGCTTTCCGGGCGGTAACTATGTGGAAGGTCCGAACTATGAAAACCGGTGGAACTGGAAAGCCACGATCGGGCCGCTGGAGCAACGTCCCACGCACATGAGCCCATGGCGATACCGCTCGTCGGACGGCATGGGGCTGCTCGAATTTCTGGAATGGTGCGAAGACTTGAATATGGAGCCGATCGTCGCCGTCTATGCCGGCCTGCACATCGATAACGGGGCCAACATTATTACTGGTGACGCGCTGAAACCGCACGTTCAGGATGCACTCGACGAAATCGAATACATCACCGGCGATGCAAAAACGGAATGGGGCGCCAAGCGCGTGCGAGACGGTCATCCGCAACCGTTCAAGCTCCGGTTTATCGAAGTCGGAAACGAAGACTGGCTGAATCGCGGCACCGCGACCTACGATTCGCGGCTCACAATGTTTTACGATGCCATCAAGGCGAAGTATCCGAACATCAGGATTATTTCGACCATGCGATCGAGCGACCGGGACTTCACCTACACGCGCCGGCCCGACTTCCTGGATGATCACTATTACATGACGATTCCGACGGCGCTCAGCCAGGCGCATCTGTATGACAATTACAGCCGTTCCGCGACGAAGATTTTCCTGGGCGAGTGGGCCACCAATAATCCGAGAACGGGCGACACTCCGATGTTGGCCTTTGCGCTCGGCGATGCCGCGTGGCTGACGGGGCTGGAACGTAATGCGGACGTTGTGATGATGAACTGCTACGCCCCGCTCCTGATCAACGTCAATCCCGGCGGCCGCCAATGGGCGGTCAATCTGATCGGATATGATGCGCTGAACAGTTTCGGCTCGCCGTCGTATTACGTGCAAAAGATGTTCTCGAACAATCGCGGGGACGTCGTATTGCCCGCGAAAATCGACAACCTGCCGATGCTCACAGCGCAGCAGATCCCGATCGCGCCCGTTCCTCCGCCTCCGCCGGGTGCGCCACCAGGCGGCAACGGTGGCGGAAATGGCGGCGGAAGCGGCGCACGCGGCCCTGCGGGGCCTTTCGATGGCCTATATGTCAGCGCAACCCGCGACACTCCGAGCGGGGACGTCATCTTAAAACTCGTCAACATTCAGGAAACGCCGCAACCTCTGCAGATCGATCTTCAGGGAGTCTCCACCATCAAGAAGGATGCGGCGGGCGAGATGATCACCGGAACGCTGGCGGACGTCAATACGGTTGCCGAGCCGATGAAAGTGGTGCCGAAACCGATCACGATAAAGAATGCCGGGACGAGTTTCGCGCATGAGCTTCCGGCGCATTCCGTTAGCGTCATCCGCCTGAAGACACGATAA